The Humidesulfovibrio mexicanus genome window below encodes:
- a CDS encoding phosphoadenosine phosphosulfate reductase family protein → MPLDALNQFAPTAPGAPLAEKLSRSRGVLRALLRLVPPEQIRVAFTGGKDSTAALSLWREALGARGPLHAISLDTGLKFPEVTAFRDRLCADWGVELYVARPTVDLAAYPVAQDKVACCRDLKIAPLGRALRQTGTLALISGLRRDEHPSRAARPYAELKPATELCPEHWQVNAILDWTEMDVWAQLTGEGLPYCELYHQGYRSLGCVPCTRPAGLDQSERAGRDPDKERQLEALKALGYF, encoded by the coding sequence ATGCCCTTGGACGCCCTGAACCAGTTCGCCCCCACGGCGCCGGGCGCTCCCCTGGCGGAAAAGCTCTCCCGCTCGCGCGGGGTGTTGCGCGCCCTGCTGCGCCTTGTGCCGCCAGAGCAGATCCGCGTGGCCTTCACCGGCGGCAAGGACTCCACCGCGGCGCTCTCCCTCTGGCGCGAGGCCCTGGGGGCGCGCGGCCCGCTGCACGCCATCAGCCTGGACACCGGCCTCAAATTTCCGGAGGTCACGGCCTTCCGCGACAGGCTCTGCGCGGACTGGGGCGTGGAACTCTACGTGGCCCGACCGACCGTGGACCTTGCCGCCTACCCGGTCGCACAGGACAAGGTCGCCTGCTGCCGCGATCTCAAAATTGCGCCACTGGGCCGCGCCCTGCGCCAAACCGGAACCCTGGCGCTCATCTCCGGCCTGCGGCGCGACGAGCACCCCTCGCGGGCCGCGCGCCCCTATGCGGAGCTCAAACCGGCAACGGAACTCTGCCCGGAACACTGGCAGGTGAACGCCATTCTGGACTGGACGGAAATGGACGTCTGGGCCCAGCTGACAGGCGAGGGCCTGCCCTACTGCGAACTGTACCACCAGGGCTATCGGTCGCTGGGCTGCGTTCCCTGCACACGCCCCGCCGGGCTGGACCAGTCCGAGCGCGCGGGCCGCGACCCGGACAAGGAGCGCCAGTTGGAGGCGCTCAAGGCGCTGGGGTATTTCTAG